In Glycine max cultivar Williams 82 chromosome 7, Glycine_max_v4.0, whole genome shotgun sequence, a single window of DNA contains:
- the LOC100789059 gene encoding NF-X1-type zinc finger protein NFXL1, producing MSSQIRRERREWSRVPPQGATRQEWVPRGAAAAAASTNVAQPSNLHSNNNADAGSSNLGVAVAAPSVSRSRSNNHGNDVGSSNQGVAVAALPVSRGRSNNHGNDAGFSNQGVAVAALPVSHGRSNNHGNDAGPSNQGVAVASPPVSHGRSNNPGNGAGSSNQGLAVAAPPVNRGRSKNHGKDSVSSNQGVAVAALGSRGRSNNHGSHWMEMEKDKGSRSGSQVEKGLRVGVRDSSLPQLVQEIQEKLMKGTVECMICYEMVQRSVPVWSCSSCYSIFHLNCIKKWARAPISSDLSLSVEKNHELNWRCPGCQSVKFTSSKEIRYVCFCGKRIDPPSDLYLTPHSCGEPCGKPLQREVLVPGGNRDDLCPHACVLQCHPGPCPPCKAFAPPRLCPCGKKNITTRCSDRQSVLTCGQCCGKLLECGRHRCERICHVGSCDPCKVPSSATCFCSKNMEVVLCGDMTVKGEIEAKGGVFSCSSYCLKILGCGNHVCSEICHPGSCVECELLPSRVKTCCCGKTRLENERQSCLDPIPTCSKVCGKLLHCGMHSCKEACHVGECPPCLVEVSQKCCCGSTSRTVECYKTMMENEKFMCEKSCGIKKNCGRHRCSERCCPFSNSNHYNTFSGDWVPHFCSMPCGKKLRCGQHVCECLCHSGHCPPCFQTIFNELACACGRTSIPPPLPCGTPPPSCQLPCSVPQPCGHSVSHSCHFGDCPPCSVPVAKECIGGHVVLRNIPCGSKDIRCNHPCGKTRQCGLHACGRTCHPPPCDNLSGVVQGFKAPCGQTCGAPRRSCRHTCMAPCHPSSPCPDIRCEFPVTITCSCGRITANVPCDVGGSSSNYNADAIHEASIIQTLPVPLQPVDANGKKVPLGQRKLICDDECSKLERKRVLADAFDITAPNLDSLHFGDNSLSSELLLDFFRREPKWVLAVEERCKILVLGKTRGTGTTHGLKVHIFCPMLKEKRDAVRLIADRWKLAITAAGWEPKRFIVISVTPKSKAPARVIGVKGTTTLNVPLPPVFDPLVDMDLRLVVSFPDLPRDTEINSLVLRFGGECELVWLNDKNALAVFHDPARAATAMRRLDYATVYQGAVLVAPNAGALVASSATNAWGGAGAMKGGGALPALKGNSWKKAVAQDSGWEDSWGGEEWIAGSVNIQPSVWKKEAPLAASLNRWNVLEQESSSSLSSTTVRAEVSGKKTENAGEEGGSKEEEKLDAASEVVDDWEKAYE from the coding sequence ATGAGTTCTCAAATTCGGAGAGAAAGAAGGGAATGGTCCAGGGTTCCACCACAAGGTGCTACTCGTCAAGAATGGGTCCCCAGAGgggctgctgctgctgctgcgtCCACCAATGTCGCTCAGCCATCAAATTTGCATTCAAACAACAATGCTGATGCTGGTTCTTCCAATCTAGGGGTGGCTGTTGCTGCTCCGTCCGTGAGTCGCAGTAGAAGCAACAATCATGGGAATGATGTTGGTTCTTCCAATCAAGGGGTGGCTGTTGCTGCTCTGCCGGTCAGTCGGGGTAGAAGCAACAATCATGGGAATGATGCCGGGTTTTCCAATCAAGGGGTGGCTGTTGCTGCTCTGCCGGTGAGTCACGGTAGAAGCAACAATCATGGAAATGATGCCGGGCCTTCCAATCAAGGGGTGGCTGTTGCTTCTCCGCCGGTGAGTCACGGTAGAAGCAACAATCCTGGGAATGGTGCTGGTTCTTCCAATCAAGGTTTGGCAGTTGCTGCTCCGCCGGTGAATCGTGGTAGAAGCAAAAATCATGGGAAAGATTCTGTCTCTTCCAATCAAGGGGTGGCTGTTGCTGCACTGGGGAGTCGTGGTAGAAGCAACAATCATGGGAGTCATTGGATGGAAATGGAAAAGGATAAGGGGAGCAGGAGTGGGAGTCAGGTGGAGAAGGGATTGAGAGTGGGAGTCAGAGACTCTAGTTTGCCTCAATTGGTGCAAGAGATTCAGGAGAAGCTCATGAAAGGTACCGTGGAGTGCATGATTTGCTATGAGATGGTCCAGAGGTCTGTGCCGGTTTGGTCTTGCTCCAGCTGTTACTCTATCTTTCACCTGAACTGCATCAAGAAGTGGGCTAGGGCACCAATCTCAAGTGATTTGTCCTTGTCCGTGGAGAAGAATCACGAGCTTAATTGGCGGTGTCCTGGTTGTCAGTCTGTGAAATTTACCTCTTCAAAGGAGATTAGATATGTTTGCTTTTGTGGAAAGAGGATAGACCCTCCATCTGATTTGTATCTGACACCACATTCATGTGGAGAACCATGTGGGAAGCCTCTTCAGAGGGAGGTGTTGGTTCCTGGAGGGAATAGGGATGATCTTTGCCCTCATGCTTGTGTCTTGCAATGCCATCCAGGACCATGCCCTCCCTGTAAAGCATTTGCTCCTCCGCGGTTGTGCCCTTGTGGGAAGAAAAATATTACCACCCGATGCTCTGATCGGCAGTCTGTTCTTACCTGTGGGCAGTGCTGTGGTAAACTTCTTGAATGTGGGCGCCATCGCTGTGAACGCATTTGTCATGTGGGTTCATGTGATCCTTGTAAGGTTCCAAGCAGTGCAACTTGCTTTTGCAGTAAAAATATGGAGGTTGTTCTTTGTGGGGACATGACTGTGAAGGGTGAAATTGAAGCAAAAGGTGGGGTTTTTTCTTGTAGTTCCTATTGTCTAAAGATACTTGGTTGTGGTAATCATGTCTGTAGTGAGATTTGTCATCCAGGAAGCTGTGTGGAATGTGAATTGTTACCTAGCCGGGTTAAGACATGCTGTTGTGGGAAAACAAGGTTGGAGAATGAACGCCAGAGTTGTTTGGATCCGATACCTACCTGCTCGAAAGTATGTGGCAAGCTGCTTCATTGTGGCATGCATAGTTGTAAAGAGGCATGCCATGTTGGGGAGTGTCCACCTTGTTTGGTTGAAGTTTCACAGAAGTGCTGTTGTGGCTCAACTTCCCGAACTGTGGAGTGCTATAAGACTATGATGGAGAATGAGAAATTTATGTGTGAAAAGTCTTGTGGGATAAAAAAGAATTGTGGAAGGCATCGATGTAGTGAAAGGTGTTGtccattttctaattcaaatcaTTATAATACCTTTAGTGGGGATTGGGTTCCTCACTTTTGTTCCATGCCATGTGGAAAGAAGCTAAGGTGTGGCCAGCATGTGTGTGAATGTCTGTGTCACAGTGGTCATTGTCCACCTTGTTTCCAAACAATCTTTAATGAATTGGCTTGTGCTTGTGGTAGGACTTCAATACCTCCTCCTCTACCATGTGGTACACCGCCTCCCTCATGTCAGCTTCCATGCTCAGTTCCTCAGCCATGTGGTCATTCAGTCTCACACAGTTGCCATTTTGGAGACTGTCCTCCTTGTTCAGTGCCTGTTGCAAAAGAATGTATTGGCGGGCATGTAGTTCTTAGAAACATACCTTGTGGTTCGAAGGATATTAGATGCAATCATCCCTGTGGGAAGACCAGGCAGTGTGGTTTACATGCATGTGGCAGAACATGTCACCCTCCACCTTGTGATAATCTATCTGGTGTTGTGCAAGGTTTCAAAGCACCATGTGGCCAAACATGTGGTGCTCCAAGAAGAAGCTGCAGGCACACATGTATGGCTCCTTGTCACCCTTCATCTCCATGCCCAGATATAAGGTGTGAATTCCCTGTTACAATCACTTGCTCTTGTGGCCGTATAACGGCAAATGTTCCTTGTGATGTTGGTGGTAGCAGTAGCAATTATAATGCTGATGCCATACATGAAGCTTCCATTATTCAAACATTGCCTGTACCTCTTCAACCAGTTGATGCAAATGGCAAGAAAGTTCCCCTAGGACAAAGAAAGCTGATATGTGATGATGAATGTTCTAAGCTGGAACGCAAAAGGGTTCTCGCGGATGCTTTTGACATTACTGCTCCAAATCTGGACTCTCTCCATTTTGGTGATAACTCTCTTTCTTCTGAATTGCTTTTAGATTTTTTCAGGCGTGAGCCAAAATGGGTTTTAGCTGTTGAGGagagatgcaaaattttagtaCTTGGCAAGACTAGAGGAACAGGAACTACACATGGTTTAAAAGTCCACATCTTTTGTCCCATGCTGAAGGAAAAAAGAGATGCAGTGAGGTTGATTGCTGATAGATGGAAGCTTGCAATCACTGCTGCCGGCTGGGAGCCAAAGCGATTTATTGTAATTTCTGTTACCCCAAAATCAAAGGCCCCGGCTCGTGTGATAGGGGTTAAGGGTACTACAACTTTAaatgtgcctcttcctcctGTATTTGATCCGTTGGTTGACATGGACCTGCGACTTGTTGTCTCATTTCCAGACTTACCAAGGGATACTGAAATTAATTCCTTGGTTTTGAGGTTTGGTGGCGAGTGTGAGCTTGTTTGGTTGAACGACAAGAATGCTTTGGCTGTTTTTCATGATCCTGCTCGAGCTGCAACTGCGATGAGGAGGTTGGATTATGCAACAGTTTATCAGGGAGCTGTTTTGGTTGCCCCGAATGCTGGGGCATTGGTGGCATCTTCAGCTACCAATGCCTGGGGAGGagctggggcaatgaaaggagGAGGAGCGCTGCCAGCATTGAAAGGTAACTCATGGAAAAAGGCTGTGGCTCAAGACTCTGGTTGGGAAGATTCTTGGGGTGGTGAAGA